The region GACCTCCACCTCGCTCGTGCCGGCGGACAAACCCACCGTGATCGCGGCCGTGCTGCTCGTCACCTACCCCCTGTGGGACGTCATCGCCACACTCCTCGAGCGCCGCATGGCTGGCACCGGCTCCACGGACCGCCTCGGTACCACCAACATGGCTCTCGGCCTCGCCACCACCGCCGGGATGACCGTTGCCGTCTTCTCCACCATCGGGACGGCCCTGCTCGTGTTCGGCATCTGGGCCCTCCTTTCCGGAGCGATCCAGCTCGTCGTGGCGATCCGGCGCCGACGCACCGTCGGCGCCCAGTGGCCCATGGTCATCAGCGGCGGACTGTCCGTCCTCGCCGGTGCCTCCTTCGCTGCCATGTCCGCCTCGGCGACGAGCAGCCTCTCCTCCGTCGCCGGATACTCAGCCTTCGGTGCCTTGTGGTTCCTTGTCTCCGTCATCGCCCTGAGCATCCGCAGCCGACGCGAAAAGCGTTGACCACCGCGGTCGGAGCCACCGCCTCTCCCGGGGCGCGGCGTCTTCCGGGGCGCGGCGTCTTCCGCAAACTCGGCGTCGAGCAGATCGACCTGCTGATCCTGCGGCCCGCGCCGGACCGCTTCGAGAAGACCATCGCCGCGTACAAGGCTCTCGAGGCGCTGCTTGCCATGGTGATCACTGGTCGTAGGCGATCAGGGATCGGTGACGCGCGTCTCCCTGCCGCAGCCCCCGCCCGCGCCGCCCCACCGCCCCGGCTGTGACGCAGCTCCTGTCGCCCCCGCGGGAGGCCGCCGTACCGTTGTCCGCCCCGCACCTCTCCGCCCGGGCGCGCCGTGCCCGCGACCGGATCACCCACACCGGAACACCCAGGACAGGCGGGCACACGCACAGGACGGTCCACCATGCTCACCGCTCTCTCGCCCGTCATCGCCGCCTCCGCACGCTGGCTGCTGGCGGCCTTCCCCCCGGCCACCGGCCCGCTGAACCAGGCCCTGGCCGAGGCCCAGGCAGGCCATGCGGCCACCATCGCCGCCGCCCTGCGCTACCCCACCGCGCTGGACGCCGAACTGCTGGACCTGCTCGGCCCCGGCGGCTCCGGCCGGCTGGACTTCGTCACCGGCGCCGACGCACCCCCGCTGACGGACGCCACCCACGCCTGGCGCACCCAGGTCGACGAGACCGTCGTCAGCTGGGCGGCCTGCCTGCTGGCCGACGCCGACCTCGCCGCCCTGGCCGCCGCCTGCCTGGCCGCCACCCACCACGGCCCCGACAGCGTGGGCGACGCGCGCCGGCTGACCATCCCCAGCCCGCGCGACCACCGCGCGGCCCCCCTGCTGCGCCACCCGGACTTCCTCGGCCCGATCGCGGACCTCCACCGCGAGACCCTCCTCAGCCTCCTCGGCGCCGCCCCGGCCGTCACCGCCCCCGAACCCAGGTGACCACCGAGCCCGTACGACCACAGGCAGCCGGCCACCGTCCGGCCGCCGCGGCCCGTCGCGCTCAGGGCGCCTTGAACAGAGCCGGGAAACGCGGAGCGAGCCAGGGCTTGCGCCCCCCGACCAGGATGCGGCCCTGAGCGAGGGGACCCCACTGGCCTTGGCGCCCGAGCGCCATCAGGAGAAACGTGACCGGCTCGATGAGGATGGTGCAGTCCGTACGCCCCGGCAGCCGCTCACCGACCGACACCGCACCGCCGGCCACCCGCACACCGAACCGGCCGCCACCCCACAGGCGGATCGCATAGCAGGCGCTCAGCCCGGCCGTGCGGGCCGTGTCGGTCACCCGTGGCATCACCGTCATCAAGAACGGCAGCGTCAGCCGTACCCGCTCCCGGTCGATCATGTGCGCACGCCCCAGCGCACGGGCGAGATCGTAACCGTGTCCCAGCATGTGCGTGAGCAGATACGACCCCAGCACATCCGGTCCCATCGGGCCCAGCGGAGTGACCACCGTCCCCTCCGCGCTCCGCTCCTCCAGCGCCTTCAGACACGCACCGGCCTGCTCCACGATCATCCCGGCCAGCGGCTCGGCCCCGCGCTCACCGAACGCGGCGAGCGCCTGCTCGTTGGCCGCGGCGAGACTCTGCGCCGTGCCGTCCCCGTAGCTGCGCGCACGGCCCGCCGCGATGTCCGCCATCAGCTCGTTGGCCAGTGCCAGATGCGCGGCCGCCTCCCCGACGCTCCACTGCGACTGCGGCACCCGGCGTTCCATGCCGGCGCCCGCCCGCAGCAGTGCGGCGATCTCCTCGGCCGTATCCCGTATCGCCGCACCGAGCCCCTCGGGCACCGCACCCCGTACGTCCGGTCCCGCCACTGGTTCCACGCCGCCTCATCCCCACTTTTCGTTCCCGTCCCGGTGCCCGGTGCCCGGTGCCCGGTGCCCGGTTCCGCCTGCAGCCGGCGGGCGAACACGCGTCACGGATCACCCGGCGTACAGAAGACCAGGTGACAGGGGCAGCGACAAGCCCCTGAAC is a window of Streptomyces sp. NBC_00271 DNA encoding:
- a CDS encoding DUF308 domain-containing protein, coding for MTQTTMTSSTHTTTTTSSGLRSLYLIRVAFSLIWVALVAATSTSLVPADKPTVIAAVLLVTYPLWDVIATLLERRMAGTGSTDRLGTTNMALGLATTAGMTVAVFSTIGTALLVFGIWALLSGAIQLVVAIRRRRTVGAQWPMVISGGLSVLAGASFAAMSASATSSLSSVAGYSAFGALWFLVSVIALSIRSRREKR
- a CDS encoding maleylpyruvate isomerase family mycothiol-dependent enzyme, which gives rise to MEPVAGPDVRGAVPEGLGAAIRDTAEEIAALLRAGAGMERRVPQSQWSVGEAAAHLALANELMADIAAGRARSYGDGTAQSLAAANEQALAAFGERGAEPLAGMIVEQAGACLKALEERSAEGTVVTPLGPMGPDVLGSYLLTHMLGHGYDLARALGRAHMIDRERVRLTLPFLMTVMPRVTDTARTAGLSACYAIRLWGGGRFGVRVAGGAVSVGERLPGRTDCTILIEPVTFLLMALGRQGQWGPLAQGRILVGGRKPWLAPRFPALFKAP